In Arachis hypogaea cultivar Tifrunner chromosome 2, arahy.Tifrunner.gnm2.J5K5, whole genome shotgun sequence, a genomic segment contains:
- the LOC112750035 gene encoding uncharacterized protein isoform X2 — protein sequence MGSWMEGTFADEAVLDGVSERVGDIAFEEEIAQHMGMEDDEVEVAGGQQSVENEMDVAEVVTIMAGDFLRMEFNNPKEAARIYEEYSRVKGFAVRQGVICWQ from the exons ATGGGGTCCTGGATGGAAGGCACATTTGCGGATGAGGCGGTATTGGATGGAGTGAGTGAAAGGGTGGGGGACATTGCCTTCGAAGAG GAAATAGCACAACATATGGGAATGGAAGATGATGAGGTTGAGGTAGCTGGAGGACAGCAAAGTGTTGAGAATGAAATGGACGTGGCTGAAGTTGTGACAATAATGGCTGGTGATTTTTTGCGAATGGAGTTCAACAATCCTAAGGAAGCTGCTCGTATATATGAAGAGTACAGCCGGGTGAAGGGTTTTGCTGTTCGACAAG GTGTCATATGCTGGCAATGA
- the LOC140177927 gene encoding UPF0481 protein At3g47200-like, whose protein sequence is MRSDFSWMIPVEVMLGALDHEEVHSCSISKVPPMLRAPNEDAYKPKLVSLGPWHKGATRQLLLMEEAKLRYMRDFLERRETGTDTRTSELRLRDCAVDMISMDKAITACYSGDTETDSHELSRIMIVDGCFLLELLIRLGYYMSKKNSNRHSNDDDDSYLGDPLFETEEKVRSVLNDIVMLENQIPLIVLKKLYYNVFPDEDIEVKDDHRVANIVFGAFGYTPVRISSGAAHILHLIHLATVEERDQLEKKRGVKASQELKRCATRLRASGITIRTAANSKGNGKVPDLFEDIFDFDIRFNEKDKVLEIPALRIKETTEVRWRNLVAWEQSRIWVKRKYTSYAFFFKGLICCKHDIELLEKKGVIVNDSKKKKEELLSMFRKSARVLNTWIQVMAEFVSA, encoded by the coding sequence ATGCGATCAGACTTCAGTTGGATGATTCCAGTGGAAGTGATGCTGGGTGCTCTGGACCATGAAGAAGTCCATTCATGCAGCATTTCAAAGGTTCCACCAATGCTTCGAGCCCCCAACGAGGACGCTTACAAGCCAAAGCTGGTGTCCTTAGGACCCTGGCACAAGGGAGCAACACGCCAGCTTCTCCTAATGGAAGAAGCAAAACTGCGCTACATGCGCGACTTTCTTGAAAGAAGAGAAACTGGAACGGATACAAGAACATCAGAACTCAGGCTTCGCGATTGCGCCGTTGACATGATCAGTATGGACAAAGCGATTACTGCCTGCTACAGCGGCGACACAGAGACGGATTCCCATGAGCTCTCCAGGATAATGATTGTCGACGGTTGCTTCTTGTTGGAGCTTCTCATAAGACTTGGTTATTACATGTCGAAGAAGAACAGCAATAGAcacagcaatgatgatgatgatagctaTCTGGGTGATCCTCTCTTTGAAACAGAGGAGAAGGTAAGATCTGTTCTCAACGACATCGTGATGCTCGAGAACCAAATACCCTTGATCGTTCTCAAGAAGTTGTACTACAATGTCTTCCCTGATGAAGACATTGAAGTCAAAGATGACCACCGCGTTGCCAACATCGTGTTCGGTGCTTTCGGTTACACTCCGGTAAGAATCTCTTCAGGTGCCGCTCACATACTCCACCTCATTCATCTGGCCACGGTTGAAGAACGTGACCAgttagagaagaagagaggggtaAAAGCGTCTCAAGAGCTAAAGCGATGCGCTACTAGGCTCCGGGCTTCCGGAATAACCATTCGAACCGCCGCAAATAGCAAAGGCAACGGTAAAGTTCCGGATCTGTTTGAAGATATTTTTGACTTCGACATAAGATTCAACGAAAAAGATAAGGTGCTGGAAATTCCGGCTCTTCGTATCAAGGAAACGACGGAAGTGAGATGGAGGAATTTGGTTGCTTGGGAGCAGAGCAGGATTTGGGTGAAAAGGAAGTACACTTCGTATGCTTTTTTCTTCAAAGGTTTGATATGTTGCAAGCACGACATTGAACTGCTTGAGAAGAAGGGAGTGATAGTGAACGATagcaagaagaaaaaagaagaattgcTAAGTATGTTTCGGAAATCTGCAAGGGTTCTGAACACATGGATCCAGGTTATGGCGGAATTTGTGAGTGCTTAA
- the LOC140177215 gene encoding uncharacterized protein, which yields MANQTSNFDIQTLANLVNQVNQLQSAANRANKSLIMDPMSPYFLHPGESPGTPLISVILGPSNYHAWERAMSRALRFKNKLKFVDGTLVKLLEDDSLFDAWDRCNTYVVSWLNLSLSLEIAHSVVWMNVVADIWRNLRHRYYQRDSFRMAELQEELFSIRQGDLKITAYFTKLKGIWKELDNFCPIPACKYCTGTCDCGLDVMRNYQEDANVVRLLRGLNDQFVVVRSQIMLMKPLPTVDATFSLFL from the coding sequence ATGGCCAACCAAACCTCGAATTTCGACATTCAAACACTTGCAAACCTCGTTAATCAGGTTAATCAATTGCAATCAGCAGCAAATCGAGCGAACAAAAGTCTGATTATGGATCCAATGAGTCCGTATTTCCTGCATCCTGGTGAGAGTCCAGGAACTCCTTtaatttctgtgattttaggtccCAGTAACTATCATGCTTGGGAGAGAGCTATGTCTAGAGCGTTgagatttaaaaataaattgaagttTGTTGATGGAACTTTAGTAAAACTATTGGAAGATGATTCACTGTTTGATGCGTGGGATAGATGCAACACATATGTGGTGTCTTGGTTGAATTTGTCTTTAAGTTTAGAGATAGCACACAGTGTGGTGTGGATGAACGTTGTTGCAGATATATGGCGTAATTTGAGACATCGCTATTACCAAAGAGACTCTTTCAGAATGGCTGAGTTACAAGAAGAATTGTTTAGCATAAGGCAAGGAGACCTCAAGATTACTGCATACTTCACCAAATTGAAAGGAATTTGGAAAGAGTTAGATAATTTTTGCCCAATTCCAGCATGTAAGTACTGCACTGGAACTTGTGATTGTGGTTTAGATGTGATGAGGAATTACCAAGAAGATGCCAATGTAGTGAGGCTCCTCAGGGGACTAAATGATCAATTTGTCGTTGTGAGGTCCCAGATCATGTTGATGAAGCCGCTTCCAACGGTAGATGCAACCTTCTCACTTTTTTTATAG
- the LOC112750061 gene encoding uncharacterized protein, producing the protein MVMKVQMSIQKIKTMTQRRRRLSHSMIRSTTCLPHMKLNIEAMLTAKKDTDFWKFEVIENGVIKNMDLTVKEALALPPGRKIILHHNKEMQQVGQSAGQLSGFLGSLGADFQQLPICEESLKTMNKAIKEHVFDQFKQVFHYEDDGGRRIKWRIIQRIGKNWKNTK; encoded by the exons ATGGTTATGAAGGTGCAGATGTCTATTCAGAAGATAAAGACTATGACCCAGAGGCGGAGGAGGTTGAGCCATTCAATGATCAGGTCGACGACTTGTTTGCCGCACATGAAGTTGAACATCGAGGCAATGCTAACAGCAAAAAAGGACACCGATTTTTGGAAATTTGAAGTCATTG AAAACGGCGTGATTAAAAACATGGATCTCACGGTTAAGGAGGCATTAGCACTTCCTCCTGGAAGGAAGATCATACTCCACCATAACAAAGAGATGCAACAAGTAGGTCAGTCAGCTGGCCAATTAAGTGGATTCTTGGGGAGTTTGGGGGCTGATTTTCAACAGTTACCAATTTGTGAAGAAAGTTTGAAGACGATGAACAAGGCTATCAAGGAGCACGTGTTTGACCAGTTTAAG CAAGTCTTTCACTATGAGGACGATGGAGGAAGAAGAATAAAGTGGAGAATCATACAAAGGATCGGAAAAAATTGGAAGAACACAAAATAA
- the LOC112750035 gene encoding protein FAR1-RELATED SEQUENCE 5 isoform X1 has product MGSWMEGTFADEAVLDGVSERVGDIAFEEEIAQHMGMEDDEVEVAGGQQSVENEMDVAEVVTIMAGDFLRMEFNNPKEAARIYEEYSRVKGFAVRQGKKIKNKRGKFVQITYLCNREGFRDKKWLEKQDRKREHKVVTRYGCPAEMRIKPRIGTGKWFVARFVDDHNHDLLPQKFVEYLPAHRRRWHKHKIL; this is encoded by the exons ATGGGGTCCTGGATGGAAGGCACATTTGCGGATGAGGCGGTATTGGATGGAGTGAGTGAAAGGGTGGGGGACATTGCCTTCGAAGAG GAAATAGCACAACATATGGGAATGGAAGATGATGAGGTTGAGGTAGCTGGAGGACAGCAAAGTGTTGAGAATGAAATGGACGTGGCTGAAGTTGTGACAATAATGGCTGGTGATTTTTTGCGAATGGAGTTCAACAATCCTAAGGAAGCTGCTCGTATATATGAAGAGTACAGCCGGGTGAAGGGTTTTGCTGTTCGACAAGGTAAGAAGATAAAAAACAAGAGAGGGAAATTTGTGCAGATTACGTATTTGTGCAATAGAGAAGGTTTTCGGGACAAGAAATGGTTAGAAAAGCAGGATCGCAAAAGAGAGCACAAGGTTGTCACCCGTTATGGGTGTCCTGCCGAGATGCGGATAAAGCCAAGGATTGGAACGGGAAAGTGGTTTGTGGCACGTTTTGTGGATGACCATAACCATGATCTTTTGCCTCAAAAGTTTGTGGAGTACTTGCCTGCGCACAGGAGGAGATggcataagcataaaattctttAA